In Thiospirochaeta perfilievii, a single window of DNA contains:
- the rpmF gene encoding 50S ribosomal protein L32, with product MAVPKFKVSKARTRRRRSINMRMTAPNLISCSSCGNKILRHRVCPKCGFYKGQQVLESVEMA from the coding sequence ACCTAAATTTAAAGTGTCAAAGGCAAGAACTCGGAGAAGAAGATCAATTAACATGAGAATGACTGCTCCGAATCTAATTAGCTGCTCAAGCTGCGGAAATAAGATCCTAAGACATAGAGTTTGTCCTAAGTGTGGATTTTACAAAGGGCAACAGGTTCTTGAATCTGTAGAGATGGCTTAG
- the acpP gene encoding acyl carrier protein, whose protein sequence is MDELFNQLKELIVDKLEVSADAVTLDARFREDLGADSLDTYELVYAIESEMDIEVPDEKANEFEKVSDALDYIKSQKN, encoded by the coding sequence ATGGATGAATTATTTAACCAGCTTAAAGAGTTGATTGTTGACAAATTAGAAGTTTCTGCAGATGCAGTAACTCTAGATGCGAGATTTAGAGAAGATCTTGGTGCTGATAGTTTAGATACTTATGAGTTAGTTTATGCGATTGAGTCTGAAATGGATATTGAAGTTCCAGATGAAAAAGCAAATGAGTTTGAAAAAGTATCTGATGCTTTAGATTATATTAAATCTCAAAAGAACTAA
- the rnc gene encoding ribonuclease III: protein MTRSRLVELKTLTKELDIRFRSYELLNLALTHRSVISKSHHKLNNERLEFLGDSVLGLAVTEYLYLKFPNSKEGDLAKIKSYVVSEEVLSQIGFNIGLDRFLLIGKGEEASGGRKKKAILEDAFEALLGAYYLDVGYKKSKSFILSLLAPEIDKVLDGDYKKDYKTIFQEYIQKKRKVCPKYKLLRKSGPDHDTMFIYQVIVSGEVMGTGRGKSRKIAEQSAAKTAYKKIIETP from the coding sequence TTGACCAGATCACGTCTGGTTGAACTTAAGACACTTACTAAAGAATTAGATATAAGGTTCAGAAGTTATGAACTTCTGAACCTTGCATTGACCCATCGTTCAGTTATAAGTAAATCACATCATAAATTAAATAATGAAAGGTTAGAATTTCTTGGTGATTCTGTATTAGGACTAGCTGTAACAGAGTATCTCTATCTTAAATTTCCCAATAGTAAAGAGGGTGATCTTGCTAAGATTAAATCCTATGTTGTTAGTGAAGAGGTCCTATCCCAGATAGGGTTCAATATCGGTTTAGATCGATTTTTACTAATTGGAAAGGGTGAAGAAGCTAGTGGAGGTAGGAAGAAGAAAGCAATTCTTGAAGACGCTTTTGAGGCCTTGCTAGGAGCATATTATCTAGATGTGGGGTATAAAAAGAGTAAATCCTTTATACTTTCTTTATTAGCACCAGAAATAGATAAAGTTCTTGATGGGGATTATAAAAAGGATTATAAAACTATTTTTCAAGAGTATATTCAGAAGAAAAGAAAGGTATGTCCTAAGTATAAGTTATTAAGAAAAAGTGGCCCTGACCATGATACGATGTTCATCTATCAAGTAATTGTAAGTGGTGAAGTTATGGGTACAGGTCGTGGTAAAAGTCGTAAAATTGCCGAGCAGAGTGCTGCTAAGACCGCATATAAAAAGATTATTGAAACTCCCTAG
- a CDS encoding CCA tRNA nucleotidyltransferase → MDLFIPEEIKYISNTLDNSGFQCYLVGGAIRNQLLGKKAKDFDLTTNAKPEQVIKLFKRVIPTGIKHGTVTILIGDQSFEITTYRIDGKYTDGRRPDKIQFTPSIEEDLLRRDFTINSIAYNIKNGKILDINRGMEDLSHNIIRAIGIPEKRFDEDALRLVRACRFAAQLEFTIEKLTYIAMATTLSKLKDVSKERISEELIKILKSSKPSIAFTHFFNCGMLEILFPTIFKVSNNSYETFNRALEDIDSIKSNKPYIKFSRLLSITPEKTHLESLKELKLSNNFINSSLHLIKFIHIDINEIKSDFQVRRFISEVGVDNIYDLRTIWLGMKSVDKNSLKTLFTVIQRQIENKFPFKISDLDVTGNDLITSLNLTPGPNIGIILKKLLVLTLEFPSLNTKEKLINCAREFQ, encoded by the coding sequence ATGGATTTATTTATACCTGAAGAGATTAAATATATAAGTAATACTCTAGATAATTCTGGCTTTCAATGTTATTTAGTTGGTGGAGCAATAAGAAATCAGCTTCTTGGCAAAAAAGCTAAGGATTTTGACCTTACAACCAATGCAAAACCTGAGCAAGTTATTAAACTATTCAAAAGAGTGATTCCTACCGGAATAAAACATGGAACTGTTACAATTTTAATTGGTGATCAGAGCTTTGAAATAACTACTTATAGAATTGATGGTAAATATACCGATGGAAGAAGACCAGATAAAATCCAGTTTACCCCATCTATTGAAGAGGATCTTTTACGTAGAGATTTTACAATAAACTCTATAGCTTACAATATTAAAAATGGAAAGATTTTAGATATTAATAGGGGCATGGAGGATTTAAGCCATAATATAATTAGGGCTATTGGAATTCCTGAAAAACGATTCGATGAAGATGCATTAAGATTGGTAAGAGCTTGTCGTTTTGCAGCACAACTTGAGTTTACAATTGAAAAACTAACCTATATTGCCATGGCTACTACTCTAAGCAAACTAAAGGATGTATCTAAAGAGAGAATTAGTGAAGAACTAATTAAAATTTTAAAAAGCAGTAAGCCATCTATTGCCTTTACACATTTTTTTAACTGTGGAATGTTAGAAATACTCTTTCCTACAATTTTTAAGGTTTCTAATAACTCCTATGAAACTTTTAATAGGGCTTTAGAGGATATAGACAGTATTAAAAGTAATAAACCATATATTAAGTTCTCTAGGTTATTATCAATAACTCCAGAGAAGACCCATCTTGAAAGCCTTAAAGAGTTAAAACTCTCTAATAACTTTATAAATTCCTCCCTACACCTAATAAAATTTATCCATATAGACATAAATGAAATTAAGAGTGATTTCCAGGTACGAAGATTTATATCTGAAGTTGGAGTTGATAATATATATGATCTAAGAACAATCTGGTTAGGAATGAAGTCAGTTGATAAAAACTCTCTAAAAACTCTTTTCACAGTAATACAGAGACAGATAGAAAATAAGTTTCCATTTAAGATATCTGATCTTGATGTAACAGGAAATGATCTTATAACAAGTTTAAACTTAACTCCAGGACCAAATATTGGAATTATTCTAAAGAAACTTCTAGTTTTAACCCTAGAATTCCCATCTTTAAACACAAAAGAAAAACTAATAAACTGTGCTAGGGAGTTTCAATAA